A section of the Eriocheir sinensis breed Jianghai 21 chromosome 62, ASM2467909v1, whole genome shotgun sequence genome encodes:
- the LOC126986737 gene encoding NOP protein chaperone 1-like — protein MAAPVNTSSDLLAVTGDGSTKSVVENLLKQPDRRPPQDKPRTFKVARSPLLDQLQTFLPEFQRSTEQLLSQPPQQLHHLSVENTDDDARVVEMNLLLGQGAPKDRGDDGQGIHNSGEETSDSDSDDDLLQTRRVTAENLQLPGEVQGKRQQSLIQVVSESCEREEELSDGEVTVASSASGER, from the exons atgGCGGCGCCCGTAAACACGTCCTCGGACCTGCTGGCTGTGACGGGGGACGGCA GCACCAAGAGTGTGGTGGAGAACCTGCTGAAACAACCTGACAGACGACCTCCACAGGACAAGCCACGAACTTTTAAAGTAG CCAGGAGTCCCCTGCTGGACCAACTACAGACCTTCTTGCCAGAGTTTCAACGGTCCACTGAGCAGCTACTGTCCCAGCCTCCACAGCAGCTGCACCATCTCAGTGTCGAGAACACAGATGATGATGCCAGAGTTGTAGAGATG AACCTCCTGTTGGGGCAAGGAGCACCCAAGGACAGAGGGGATGATGGGCAAGGCATCCACAATTCAGGGGAGGAGACTAGTGACAGTGACTCAGATGATGACCTGCTGCAGACAAGAAGAGTGACAGCTGAGAACCTGCAACTGCCCGGTGAAGTTCAAGGCAAGCGGCAGCAAAGCCTCATACAGGTGGTGTCAGAGAGctgtgaaagggaggaggaactgTCTGATGGAGAGGTGACAGTGGCATCTTCAGCCTCTGGGGAGCGATGA